The following proteins are encoded in a genomic region of Methylobacterium tardum:
- a CDS encoding efflux RND transporter periplasmic adaptor subunit — protein sequence MSDGDSSAAGRAGRPASHGRLWLALLALAATGFLGYRSWPDQSRAASPPRTAEARPPTVRVATAARAAGALSLTQTGTTQAFDTASLYPRATGYIAERKVDIGSHVKKGDLLFRISAPDLDQQLVQAQSQVLQLQAALIQARAMVDQAEANRHLADVTNRRTSTLAGTGVETRQNADTSQAGVLAQTANVDAARAAVKVAEANIAAQEAQVARLKVLTGFEEIRAPFDGVVTARNNDVGDAVTADTNTGPPLLTLNRDDVLRMAVNVPLYAADGVRDGLSAKVEVAQIPGKVFPGTVSRSSTTLLSAARTLVTQVDIPNPDGALRPGLYITITLEIPRVSPAVTVPNDALIFDQHGTRVAVVEPAGDGSGVVRMRPVTIFRQTRTLLELRDGLSGGERVVVGPAASLRDGDRVTLRPEDRAGA from the coding sequence ATGTCGGACGGGGACAGTTCAGCCGCGGGCAGGGCCGGCCGTCCAGCGTCCCACGGCCGCCTCTGGCTGGCCCTGCTGGCGCTGGCGGCTACGGGCTTCCTCGGATACCGATCCTGGCCGGACCAGTCCCGGGCGGCGAGCCCGCCGCGCACGGCCGAGGCGAGGCCGCCGACCGTGCGGGTCGCCACCGCGGCGCGGGCCGCCGGCGCCTTGAGCCTGACCCAGACCGGCACCACCCAGGCCTTCGACACCGCCAGCCTCTATCCGCGGGCGACCGGCTACATCGCCGAGCGCAAGGTCGATATCGGCTCGCACGTGAAGAAGGGCGACCTGCTGTTCCGGATCAGCGCGCCCGACCTCGACCAGCAGCTGGTCCAGGCGCAGTCGCAGGTGCTGCAGCTCCAGGCGGCGCTGATCCAGGCGCGGGCGATGGTCGATCAGGCCGAGGCCAACCGCCACCTCGCCGACGTGACCAACCGGCGGACCTCGACGCTGGCCGGCACCGGGGTCGAGACCCGGCAGAACGCCGACACGTCCCAGGCCGGGGTGCTGGCGCAGACCGCCAATGTCGACGCCGCCAGGGCCGCCGTGAAGGTCGCTGAGGCCAACATCGCCGCCCAGGAGGCGCAGGTTGCGCGCCTGAAGGTTCTGACCGGCTTCGAGGAGATCCGCGCGCCCTTCGACGGGGTGGTGACGGCCCGCAACAACGATGTCGGCGACGCGGTCACGGCCGACACGAATACGGGTCCGCCGCTCCTGACGCTGAACCGGGACGACGTGCTGCGCATGGCGGTGAATGTGCCGCTCTACGCCGCGGACGGCGTCCGCGACGGGCTGTCCGCCAAGGTCGAGGTCGCGCAGATCCCCGGCAAGGTCTTTCCCGGCACGGTCTCGCGCTCGTCGACGACGCTGCTCTCCGCCGCGCGCACGCTGGTCACGCAGGTCGACATCCCCAATCCCGACGGCGCGCTGCGGCCGGGCCTCTACATCACCATCACGCTGGAGATTCCGCGGGTCTCGCCCGCCGTGACGGTGCCGAACGACGCCCTGATCTTCGACCAGCACGGGACCCGCGTGGCGGTGGTCGAGCCGGCGGGCGACGGGAGCGGCGTGGTGCGGATGCGCCCGGTCACGATCTTCCGCCAGACCCGCACGCTGCTGGAGCTGCGCGACGGCCTGAGCGGCGGCGAGCGCGTCGTCGTGGGTCCGGCGGCCTCGCTGCGCGACGGCGACAGGGTCACCCTGCGTCCGGAGGACCGGGCCGGGGCCTGA
- a CDS encoding oxalate decarboxylase family bicupin, producing the protein MTEISRRAIIAAGGAMMAAPAAAQSSGPAAPLPERGGKGADILGPRNQPRAAEEPFTLAPPATDHGTMPNLKWSFSDSHMRLEEGGWARQTTTRELPVSTAMAGVNMRLKAGVVREMHWHKESEWAYMIKGKARITAVDQDGRTFADDVGEGDLWYFPGGIPHSIQGLASDGVDGCEFLLVFDDGGFSEDSTFLLTDWLAHTPKDVLAKNFGLPESAFAKIPEKELYIFPGPKPGPLAADKMGGSGPVPKTFSHRMLAQEPVRTRGGSVRITDSTVFPASVTIAAALVEVEPGGLRELHWHPNSDEWQYYLSGQGRMTVFGSESKARTFDYQAGDVGYVPFAMGHYIENTGDTTLTFLEMFKSPRYADISLTQWLALTPHPLVQAHTGLDPKLAEALPETKSPVVPG; encoded by the coding sequence ATGACCGAGATCTCCAGGCGCGCCATCATCGCCGCCGGCGGTGCGATGATGGCGGCTCCCGCCGCCGCGCAATCCTCCGGGCCGGCCGCGCCCCTCCCCGAGCGCGGCGGCAAGGGCGCCGACATCCTCGGTCCCCGGAACCAGCCCCGGGCCGCCGAGGAGCCGTTCACCCTGGCCCCGCCCGCCACCGACCACGGCACGATGCCGAACCTGAAATGGTCCTTCTCCGACAGCCACATGCGGCTGGAGGAGGGCGGCTGGGCGCGCCAGACCACGACCCGCGAGCTGCCGGTCTCCACCGCCATGGCCGGGGTCAACATGCGCCTCAAGGCCGGCGTGGTGCGCGAGATGCACTGGCACAAGGAGTCCGAGTGGGCCTACATGATCAAGGGCAAGGCCCGGATCACCGCGGTCGACCAGGACGGGCGCACCTTCGCGGACGATGTCGGCGAGGGCGATCTCTGGTACTTCCCGGGCGGCATCCCGCACTCGATCCAGGGCCTCGCGTCCGACGGTGTCGACGGCTGCGAGTTCCTGCTCGTGTTCGACGACGGCGGCTTCTCGGAGGATTCCACCTTCCTGCTGACCGACTGGCTGGCGCACACGCCCAAGGACGTGCTCGCCAAGAATTTCGGCCTGCCCGAGAGCGCCTTCGCGAAGATTCCCGAGAAGGAGCTCTACATCTTCCCCGGTCCGAAGCCCGGCCCGCTCGCGGCCGACAAGATGGGCGGCTCCGGGCCGGTGCCGAAGACCTTCAGCCACCGCATGCTCGCGCAGGAGCCGGTCCGCACCAGGGGCGGCAGCGTGCGCATCACCGATTCCACGGTGTTCCCGGCCTCGGTCACCATCGCGGCGGCCCTGGTCGAGGTCGAGCCCGGGGGCCTGCGCGAGCTGCACTGGCACCCCAACAGCGACGAGTGGCAGTACTACCTCTCGGGCCAGGGCCGGATGACGGTGTTCGGCTCGGAATCGAAGGCCCGCACCTTCGACTACCAGGCCGGCGACGTCGGCTACGTGCCCTTCGCCATGGGCCACTACATCGAGAACACCGGCGACACGACGCTGACCTTCCTGGAGATGTTCAAGAGCCCGCGCTACGCCGACATCTCGCTGACCCAGTGGCTGGCGCTGACGCCCCATCCTCTGGTCCAGGCCCATACCGGGCTGGATCCCAAGCTCGCCGAAGCCCTCCCGGAGACGAAATCGCCGGTCGTTCCGGGTTGA
- the purD gene encoding phosphoribosylamine--glycine ligase: protein MNILLIGSGGREHALAWRLAQSPLCTRLFTAPGNPGTARHGTNRPDLKVTDHAAVAAFCAAESIGLVVVGPEAPLVAGLVDDLKAAGIRAFGPTRDAARLEGSKGFTKDLCAACGIPTAAFARFTALEPALAYVRQQGAPIVVKADGLAAGKGVTVAETLDQAEDALTALFEEPGAEVVVEECLFGEEASFFALCDGTRAIPLGTAQDHKRVFDGDRGPNTGGMGAYSPARVVTPEIEARVMAEIIAPTLAGMRARGCPFTGILYAGLMLTADGPKLIEYNTRFGDPEAQVLMPRLASDLVPALLSACEGDLSGVTLEFDPHRAALTVVMAAAGYPGAVVRGSVIRGVDAAEGDGVHVFQAGTRAEGGQLLADGGRVLAVTALGDSVTDAKARAYAAVARIDWPEGFCRRDIGFRAVAREAGEG from the coding sequence ATGAACATCCTGCTGATCGGCTCGGGCGGCCGCGAGCACGCTCTGGCCTGGCGTCTGGCCCAGAGCCCGCTCTGTACCCGCCTGTTCACGGCCCCCGGCAATCCCGGCACGGCCCGCCACGGCACGAATCGGCCGGACCTCAAGGTCACCGACCATGCCGCAGTGGCAGCGTTCTGCGCCGCGGAATCGATCGGCCTCGTGGTGGTCGGTCCCGAAGCCCCCCTGGTCGCCGGGCTGGTCGACGACCTGAAGGCGGCCGGGATCCGCGCCTTCGGGCCGACCCGGGACGCCGCCCGCCTCGAGGGCTCGAAGGGCTTCACCAAGGACCTGTGCGCCGCCTGCGGGATCCCGACCGCGGCCTTCGCGCGCTTCACCGCCCTGGAGCCGGCCCTCGCCTATGTCCGCCAGCAGGGCGCCCCGATCGTCGTGAAGGCCGACGGGCTGGCCGCCGGCAAGGGCGTCACGGTCGCCGAGACCTTGGACCAGGCCGAGGATGCGCTGACCGCCCTCTTCGAGGAGCCGGGTGCCGAGGTGGTGGTCGAGGAATGCCTGTTCGGCGAGGAAGCGAGCTTCTTCGCCCTGTGCGACGGGACCCGCGCGATCCCGCTCGGCACGGCCCAGGACCACAAGCGCGTGTTCGACGGCGACCGCGGCCCCAATACCGGCGGCATGGGCGCCTATTCCCCGGCCCGGGTCGTGACCCCGGAGATCGAGGCCCGGGTCATGGCCGAGATCATCGCGCCGACGCTCGCGGGCATGCGGGCGCGGGGCTGCCCGTTCACCGGCATCCTGTATGCCGGGCTGATGCTCACGGCGGACGGTCCCAAGCTGATCGAGTACAACACCCGCTTCGGCGATCCCGAGGCGCAGGTGCTGATGCCGCGCCTCGCCTCCGACCTCGTGCCGGCCCTGCTCTCGGCCTGCGAGGGCGACCTGTCCGGGGTGACGCTCGAATTCGACCCCCACCGGGCCGCCCTCACCGTGGTGATGGCGGCGGCCGGCTATCCGGGTGCCGTGGTGCGGGGCTCGGTGATCCGCGGGGTCGACGCCGCCGAGGGCGACGGGGTCCACGTGTTCCAGGCCGGCACCCGCGCCGAGGGCGGACAGCTGCTCGCCGATGGCGGCCGGGTGCTGGCGGTCACGGCTCTGGGCGACAGCGTCACCGACGCCAAGGCCCGCGCCTACGCGGCGGTGGCCCGGATCGACTGGCCGGAGGGTTTCTGCCGGCGCGACATCGGGTTCCGGGCCGTGGCGCGGGAGGCGGGCGAGGGCTGA
- the ggt gene encoding gamma-glutamyltransferase, with product MIAPARALLLTALLALGGPPAWAASGPAVEAENGMVVSSQRLASQVGADILKAGGNAVDAAVAVAYAEAVVNPCCGNLGGGGFLVLHSADGRSRFVNFRETAPAAATRDMYLDAAGNVVKGASLRGWKAAGVPGTVLGLNTALAAYGTLPLARVMAPAIALARDGFVLTRGDTDILESGTKVFAGQANVARIFLRPDGSPWRPGDRLVQADLARTLQAIAEHGADAFYRGAIPEAVEAASRAGGGLLTAADFAAYTVTQSEPLTCRYRGATILSAPPPSSGGTTLCEILNILDGYDLRAAGFNAARTVHLMVEAMRRAYADRNLLLGDPAFVENPVDRLLSPAYAETLRASIRPDRATPSVEIRPDPGPETRERPETTHISVMDRAGNAVALTYTINGYFGAGVIAGDTGFFLNDEMDDFTVKTGVPNLFGLVQGTKNAIQPGKRPLSSMAPTIVLRDGQVAMVAGSPGGSRIITINAQTLINMLDFGMEPQEAVDAPRIHHQWLPDTIYAEPFALSADTQGLLRGMGHMIVEQKPWGAQELIAVRAAAPVLPEAASSGNDASRTERMRPGLLYGANDNRRPAGAAVGE from the coding sequence ATGATCGCACCGGCACGCGCGCTGCTCCTGACGGCCCTGCTCGCCCTCGGCGGCCCACCGGCCTGGGCCGCCTCGGGGCCGGCCGTCGAGGCCGAGAACGGGATGGTGGTCTCGTCCCAGCGCCTCGCCTCGCAGGTGGGCGCCGACATCCTGAAGGCCGGCGGCAACGCCGTCGACGCCGCGGTGGCGGTGGCCTACGCCGAGGCGGTGGTGAACCCGTGCTGCGGCAATCTCGGCGGCGGCGGCTTCCTGGTGCTCCACAGCGCCGACGGCCGCAGCCGCTTCGTCAATTTCCGCGAGACCGCCCCGGCGGCCGCCACCCGGGACATGTATCTCGACGCGGCCGGCAACGTCGTGAAGGGCGCGAGCCTGCGCGGCTGGAAGGCGGCCGGCGTGCCCGGGACGGTGCTCGGCCTCAACACCGCGCTCGCCGCGTACGGAACCCTGCCGCTGGCGCGGGTGATGGCGCCGGCGATCGCGCTCGCCCGGGACGGGTTCGTGCTGACCCGGGGCGACACCGACATCCTCGAATCCGGCACGAAGGTGTTCGCGGGCCAAGCGAACGTCGCCCGGATCTTCCTGCGCCCGGACGGCAGCCCCTGGCGGCCCGGGGACCGGCTGGTCCAGGCCGACCTCGCCCGCACCCTCCAGGCCATCGCCGAGCACGGCGCGGACGCCTTCTACAGGGGCGCGATCCCGGAGGCCGTGGAGGCGGCCTCCCGGGCGGGCGGCGGCCTGCTGACGGCGGCCGACTTCGCCGCCTACACGGTGACGCAGTCCGAGCCGCTCACCTGCCGCTACCGGGGCGCGACGATCCTGTCGGCGCCCCCGCCCTCGTCCGGCGGGACCACGCTCTGTGAGATCCTCAACATCCTCGACGGCTACGACCTGCGGGCCGCCGGGTTCAACGCGGCCCGGACCGTGCACCTGATGGTCGAGGCGATGCGGCGCGCCTACGCGGACCGCAACCTGCTGCTCGGCGACCCGGCCTTCGTGGAAAACCCGGTCGACCGTCTCCTGTCGCCGGCCTACGCGGAGACGCTCCGGGCCTCGATCCGCCCGGACCGGGCGACCCCGTCGGTCGAGATCCGCCCGGATCCCGGCCCGGAGACGCGGGAGCGGCCCGAGACCACCCACATCTCGGTGATGGACAGGGCCGGCAACGCGGTCGCGCTGACCTACACGATCAACGGCTATTTCGGCGCCGGGGTGATCGCCGGCGACACCGGGTTCTTCCTCAACGACGAGATGGACGATTTCACGGTCAAGACCGGGGTGCCGAACCTGTTCGGGCTCGTGCAGGGGACGAAGAACGCGATCCAGCCGGGCAAGCGCCCGCTCTCGTCCATGGCGCCCACGATCGTGCTGCGCGACGGTCAGGTCGCGATGGTGGCGGGCTCGCCGGGGGGCTCGCGGATCATCACGATCAACGCGCAGACGCTGATCAACATGCTCGATTTCGGCATGGAGCCGCAGGAGGCGGTCGACGCCCCGCGCATCCACCACCAGTGGCTGCCCGACACGATCTACGCCGAGCCCTTCGCGCTCTCGGCGGACACGCAGGGGCTCCTGCGGGGCATGGGCCACATGATCGTCGAGCAGAAGCCCTGGGGCGCACAGGAACTCATCGCGGTCCGCGCCGCGGCGCCTGTGCTTCCGGAGGCCGCGTCGTCGGGCAACGACGCCTCGCGCACGGAGCGGATGCGGCCGGGCCTGCTCTACGGCGCCAACGACAATCGACGGCCGGCCGGCGCGGCGGTGGGGGAGTAG
- a CDS encoding 1-aminocyclopropane-1-carboxylate deaminase — MLDKFERYPLTFGPTPIEPLKRLTAHLGGEVELYAKREDCNSGLAYGGNKLRKLEYIVPDAIKSGADTLVSIGGVQSNHTRMVAAVAAKIGMKCRLIQEAWVPHEDAVYDRVGNILLSRIMGAQTQLVDDGFDIGIRDSWKRALAEVEAEGGKPYAIPAGASVHKYGGLGYVGFAEEVRKQEAEMGLRFDYVVVCTVTGSTHAGMLVGFSADGRARNVIGIDASCTPAQTKAQVLDIAQNTAALVGAGDIVADDVVLNEDYAYPVYGVPSKETVEAIRLSARLEGMITDPVYEGKSMQGMIDLVKKGFFPKGSKVLYAHLGGAPALNGYSYTFRNG; from the coding sequence ATGCTGGACAAATTCGAGCGCTATCCCCTGACCTTCGGCCCGACGCCGATCGAGCCGCTCAAGCGCCTGACCGCGCATCTCGGCGGCGAGGTGGAGCTCTACGCCAAGCGCGAGGATTGCAATTCCGGCCTCGCCTATGGCGGCAACAAGCTGCGCAAGCTCGAATACATCGTGCCGGACGCGATCAAGAGCGGGGCCGACACGCTGGTGTCGATCGGCGGCGTGCAGTCGAACCACACCCGCATGGTCGCGGCGGTCGCCGCCAAGATCGGGATGAAGTGCCGGCTGATCCAGGAGGCCTGGGTGCCGCACGAGGACGCCGTCTACGACCGGGTCGGCAACATCCTCCTGTCGCGGATCATGGGCGCGCAGACGCAGCTCGTGGATGACGGGTTCGATATCGGCATCCGCGATTCGTGGAAGCGGGCGCTCGCCGAGGTCGAGGCCGAGGGCGGCAAGCCCTACGCGATCCCGGCCGGCGCCTCGGTGCACAAGTATGGCGGGCTCGGCTATGTCGGCTTCGCCGAGGAAGTCCGCAAGCAGGAGGCCGAGATGGGCCTGCGCTTCGACTACGTGGTGGTCTGCACGGTGACGGGCTCGACCCATGCCGGCATGCTGGTCGGCTTCTCGGCCGACGGGCGCGCCCGCAACGTCATCGGCATCGACGCCTCCTGCACCCCGGCCCAGACCAAGGCCCAGGTCCTCGACATCGCCCAGAACACCGCCGCCCTGGTCGGCGCGGGCGACATCGTCGCCGACGACGTGGTGCTCAACGAGGATTACGCCTACCCGGTCTACGGCGTGCCCTCCAAGGAGACCGTGGAGGCGATCCGGCTCTCGGCCCGGCTCGAGGGGATGATCACCGACCCGGTCTACGAGGGGAAGTCGATGCAGGGCATGATCGACCTCGTGAAGAAGGGCTTCTTCCCGAAAGGCTCGAAGGTGCTCTACGCCCATCTCGGCGGCGCGCCGGCGCTGAACGGCTACAGCTACACGTTCCGCAACGGTTGA
- a CDS encoding Lrp/AsnC family transcriptional regulator codes for MSAGLDRIDQKILRLLQADGRMANAEIAERVGTSAATCHRRIQRLFADGFVRAVRALIDPMRVGRGTLVFVGVVLDRSTPESFSEFEAAVRAIPVLLDCHLVAGDFDYMLKIRVSDMADFNRLHSATLIGLPGVRQTRTFFVMKEVIDNAPLDL; via the coding sequence ATGTCCGCAGGGCTCGACCGAATCGACCAGAAGATCCTCCGCCTCCTTCAGGCGGATGGGCGCATGGCCAATGCCGAGATCGCCGAGCGGGTCGGCACCAGCGCGGCCACCTGCCACCGCCGGATCCAGCGCCTGTTCGCGGACGGGTTCGTGCGGGCGGTCCGGGCGCTGATCGACCCGATGCGGGTCGGACGCGGCACCCTGGTCTTCGTCGGCGTGGTGCTCGACCGCTCGACGCCCGAAAGTTTCTCGGAGTTCGAGGCGGCCGTGCGGGCGATCCCCGTGCTCCTCGACTGCCACCTCGTGGCCGGCGACTTCGACTACATGCTGAAGATCCGGGTCTCCGACATGGCCGACTTCAACCGCCTCCACAGCGCCACGCTGATCGGTCTGCCGGGGGTGCGCCAGACCCGGACCTTCTTCGTGATGAAGGAGGTGATCGACAACGCGCCCCTCGACCTGTGA
- a CDS encoding replication-associated recombination protein A yields MSDLFASAEPPSAPDSGRAPGAAAARPLADRLRPQNLSEVVGQEHLTGEGGALTRLLRGRTLGSLIFWGPPGTGKTTVARLLAQGTDLHFEQISAIFSGVPDLRKVFEAARKRRATGQGTLLFVDEIHRFNRAQLDAFLPVMEDGTVTLVGATTENPSFELNAALLSRARVLLFRALDPGAIARLLVRAEALTGEALPLTEEARGVLVRMADGDGRAALTLAEEVWRSAQPGETLDAEALQAIVQRRAPIYDKAQEGHYNLISALHKTVRGSDPDAALYYLCRMLDAGEDRLFIARRLVRMAVEDIGLADPQALVVANAAKDAFDFLGSPEGELALAQAAIYLACAPKSNAVYEAYKAATRLAKEAGSLPPPRTILNAPTKLMKRIGYGEGYRYDHDEPDAFSGQDYWPDALGRQYLYQPTERGYESRLAERLERWEALRKERRGEG; encoded by the coding sequence ATGTCCGACCTGTTCGCCTCCGCGGAGCCGCCCTCCGCGCCGGATTCCGGCCGCGCCCCCGGCGCCGCGGCCGCCCGTCCTCTCGCGGACCGCCTGCGCCCGCAGAACCTGTCGGAGGTCGTCGGCCAGGAGCACCTGACCGGGGAGGGCGGGGCCCTGACCCGCCTCCTGCGCGGAAGGACTCTCGGCTCGCTGATCTTCTGGGGACCGCCCGGCACCGGCAAGACCACGGTGGCGCGGCTGCTCGCCCAGGGCACCGACCTGCATTTCGAGCAGATCTCGGCGATCTTCTCCGGCGTGCCCGACCTGCGCAAGGTGTTCGAGGCCGCCCGCAAGCGCCGGGCGACCGGGCAGGGGACCCTGCTGTTCGTCGACGAGATCCATCGGTTCAACCGGGCCCAGCTCGACGCCTTCCTGCCGGTGATGGAGGACGGGACCGTCACGCTGGTGGGCGCGACGACGGAAAACCCCTCGTTCGAGCTGAACGCGGCGCTCCTGTCCCGCGCCCGGGTTCTGCTGTTCCGGGCGCTCGACCCGGGCGCCATCGCGCGGCTCCTGGTCCGGGCCGAGGCGCTGACGGGCGAGGCCCTGCCGCTGACCGAGGAGGCGCGGGGCGTGCTGGTCCGCATGGCCGATGGCGACGGCCGGGCGGCCCTGACCCTGGCGGAAGAAGTCTGGCGCTCGGCGCAACCGGGCGAGACCCTCGACGCTGAGGCCCTGCAGGCCATCGTCCAGCGGCGGGCGCCGATCTACGACAAGGCGCAGGAGGGTCACTACAACCTGATCTCGGCGCTCCATAAGACCGTGCGCGGCTCGGATCCCGACGCGGCGCTCTATTATCTCTGCCGGATGCTCGATGCCGGCGAGGACCGGCTGTTCATCGCCCGCCGGCTGGTGCGGATGGCGGTGGAGGATATCGGCCTCGCCGACCCGCAGGCCCTGGTGGTGGCCAACGCCGCCAAGGATGCGTTCGACTTCCTGGGCAGCCCCGAGGGCGAGCTGGCTTTGGCCCAGGCGGCGATCTACCTCGCCTGCGCGCCGAAATCGAACGCGGTCTACGAGGCCTACAAGGCCGCGACCCGCCTCGCCAAGGAAGCGGGCTCCCTGCCGCCGCCGCGCACCATCCTCAACGCGCCGACCAAGCTGATGAAGCGGATCGGCTACGGCGAGGGCTACCGCTACGATCACGACGAGCCCGACGCCTTCTCGGGCCAGGATTACTGGCCCGACGCGCTGGGGCGCCAGTACCTCTACCAGCCCACGGAGCGCGGCTACGAGAGTCGCCTCGCCGAGCGGCTCGAACGGTGGGAGGCGTTGCGCAAGGAACGGCGCGGGGAGGGGTAG
- a CDS encoding DegQ family serine endoprotease, translating to MLTRLALPALVAALLAAGPAGAQMARTEAPKETAKVVPLSKADVQLSFAPVVKRAAPSVVNVYASHVDKRTSARTSAMEEFMRRFFGEPEGGRGPRGDRAQRSLGSGVLVDADGLVITNNHVIDNMNEVRIALADRREFEATIVMRDTRTDLAVLKIKEPPKGLVPMPFGDADALEVGDFVMAIGNPFGVGQTVTQGIVSALARTQVGSADYQYFIQTDAAINPGNSGGALVDLRGQLVGINTAIYSQSGGSHGIGFAIPVGMVKAVVDAARDGASVVRRPWLGARIQSVTPDIADSMGLDHPTGVLVASLQPKSPAEEAGLKRGDLILTVDGQEVADPEAFGYRFALKGVQGQARFGILRGTTRQAVSVKLAPAPETRPRDALKVKTRSPFLGATLVNTSPAVAEEMQVDFQTDGVAVQAVDENSIAARVGLQKGDVIVAVNGVPIATTKDLDRVTRNSLNSWEVAINRNGEVLTSVFGG from the coding sequence ATGCTGACCCGCCTTGCCCTGCCCGCTCTCGTCGCAGCCCTGCTGGCCGCCGGTCCGGCCGGGGCGCAGATGGCGCGCACGGAGGCGCCCAAGGAGACGGCCAAGGTCGTTCCCCTCAGCAAGGCGGACGTGCAGCTCTCCTTCGCCCCCGTGGTGAAGCGGGCCGCGCCCTCGGTGGTGAACGTCTACGCCTCTCACGTGGACAAGCGCACCAGCGCGCGCACCAGCGCCATGGAGGAGTTCATGCGCCGGTTCTTCGGCGAGCCGGAGGGCGGCCGCGGCCCGCGCGGCGACCGGGCGCAGCGCTCCCTGGGCTCCGGCGTCCTGGTCGATGCCGACGGGCTCGTGATCACCAACAACCACGTCATCGACAACATGAACGAGGTGCGGATCGCCCTCGCGGATCGCCGGGAGTTCGAGGCCACGATCGTGATGCGCGACACGCGCACCGACTTGGCGGTGCTCAAGATCAAGGAGCCGCCGAAGGGCCTCGTGCCGATGCCGTTCGGCGACGCCGACGCCCTGGAGGTCGGCGATTTCGTGATGGCGATCGGCAACCCGTTCGGGGTCGGCCAGACGGTGACCCAGGGCATCGTCTCGGCGCTGGCGCGCACGCAGGTCGGCTCGGCCGACTACCAGTACTTCATCCAGACCGACGCGGCGATCAACCCGGGCAATTCCGGCGGCGCGCTGGTGGACCTGCGCGGCCAGCTCGTGGGCATCAACACCGCGATCTACTCGCAGTCCGGCGGCAGCCACGGCATCGGCTTCGCGATTCCCGTGGGCATGGTCAAGGCGGTGGTCGACGCGGCCCGCGACGGGGCGAGCGTCGTGCGCCGGCCCTGGCTCGGGGCGCGCATCCAGAGCGTCACCCCCGACATCGCCGACAGCATGGGCCTCGATCACCCGACGGGCGTGCTGGTGGCGAGCCTCCAGCCCAAGAGCCCGGCCGAGGAGGCGGGGCTGAAGCGCGGCGACCTGATCCTCACGGTCGACGGCCAGGAGGTGGCCGATCCGGAGGCGTTCGGCTACCGCTTCGCCCTCAAGGGCGTGCAGGGCCAGGCCCGGTTCGGGATCCTGCGCGGCACGACCCGGCAGGCGGTCTCGGTCAAGCTGGCACCCGCGCCGGAGACGCGCCCGCGGGACGCGCTCAAGGTGAAGACCCGCTCGCCCTTCCTGGGCGCGACGCTGGTCAACACCTCGCCGGCCGTGGCCGAGGAGATGCAGGTCGATTTCCAGACGGACGGCGTGGCCGTGCAGGCGGTGGACGAGAATTCCATCGCGGCCCGGGTCGGGCTGCAGAAGGGTGACGTGATCGTGGCGGTGAACGGCGTGCCGATCGCGACCACCAAGGATCTCGATCGGGTCACCCGCAACAGCCTCAATTCCTGGGAGGTCGCGATCAACCGTAACGGCGAGGTCCTGACCTCGGTGTTCGGGGGCTGA
- a CDS encoding MBL fold metallo-hydrolase yields MASLTLRILGCGSSGGVPRVGSGWGACDPAEPRNRRRRCSILVERASETGRTTLLVDTSPDLREQLIDADVTRLDGVLYTHAHADHTHGIGDLRPLVIAMRARIPVYADALTRSLLTTRFGYCFETPPGSAYPPILDLRDLAAGRDLTVAGEGGPITVESLPVEHGNEAALGFRFGAAAYMPDVSLIPEASLARLHGLDLLIIDALRDTPHPTHFSVSDALALIRAVRPRRAVLTNLHTDLDYAALAARLPDGIVPAYDGMSLSLDA; encoded by the coding sequence ATGGCGAGCCTGACCCTGCGCATCCTCGGCTGCGGCTCGTCCGGCGGAGTCCCGCGGGTCGGCAGCGGCTGGGGCGCCTGCGATCCGGCGGAGCCGCGCAACCGCCGGCGGCGCTGCTCGATCCTGGTCGAGCGCGCCTCGGAGACCGGACGGACCACGCTGCTGGTCGACACCTCCCCGGATTTGCGCGAGCAGCTCATCGACGCCGACGTGACGCGCCTCGACGGGGTGCTCTACACCCACGCCCATGCCGACCACACCCACGGGATCGGCGACCTGCGCCCACTGGTGATCGCCATGCGGGCTCGCATCCCGGTCTACGCCGACGCCCTGACCCGGTCGCTGCTCACGACCCGGTTCGGCTACTGCTTCGAGACACCCCCGGGGAGTGCCTACCCGCCGATCCTCGACCTGCGCGACCTCGCCGCCGGCCGCGACCTCACCGTGGCGGGGGAGGGCGGCCCGATCACCGTGGAATCGCTCCCGGTGGAGCACGGCAACGAGGCGGCCCTCGGCTTCCGCTTCGGCGCCGCCGCCTACATGCCCGACGTCAGCCTGATCCCGGAGGCGAGCCTCGCCCGGCTTCACGGCCTCGACCTGCTGATCATCGACGCCCTGCGGGACACCCCGCACCCGACGCACTTCTCCGTCTCGGATGCGCTCGCGTTGATCCGGGCGGTCAGGCCCCGCCGGGCCGTGCTCACCAACCTGCACACCGACCTCGACTACGCCGCTCTGGCGGCGCGCCTGCCGGATGGGATCGTGCCCGCCTACGATGGGATGAGCCTGAGCCTCGACGCCTGA